gcgccctctGGGTACGTGCCTTTGGAcctcgggatccaggtgacgcagccAGAGATGGCGCCTCCTCCTGGATGCGAGGGTAAAATTAATGGCGGAAGAGTGCCGTGTTGGGGacgactccggcgaagccctcacggaggtgggcaaaaagagccatgcacgacACAACATTTGCAGTAAAATCCAGAAGGAGGAAGCCAAAtgtgtgcatgacatcattgaagaaatcggagaaaggagggCAGAGGCCACAAGAGAAGTAGTCAACGAAAAACGGGTACCGATTCGGGGCGGCCTCAGCGTAGTTGGCGGGGACGAcgtgcgtggctggatgccccatcatctcccccccccccgtcttgcacccccataggggcttgaagctgttccgaagctcgaacacgtcgaccgtcgagaggaagtaggcgagctgcgtccgccgcgccgccaactcactctccggtggctccgtcgctccggcgtccttggccatcCCTTTGCCCTTGTTGGTTTGggggccatggcggctgcgagaggcGAGGGGCGGAGGGCAGCGAAGATGCAGCAGCGGCAAGAAGGGGCAGAAGCTTGAGAAGGAAGGATAAAGGGACGGCGGTTCCAAGCTTGGAAAAGGCGCAGGGGGgataaagtgagcagcgcgcccgcggttcttcctctttttatggggaaggcgtgggccGCCTCCTCTCCCAttaaccacgatgtgacgcatgcgtacgggaaacgccccacgcatgacccccacgtcacgcacgaccctccacgtcgcgcgttcaacgcgggtcgtggggaagcgcagcggacgagaagttactgcggtaaaatccgccccacctgcccgcgcaccattttgggcctagcccaacaacacgtcgcgcttatgtgtggcccaggcccgggggctcctgtcggtgtacaaaagtaggggctctccttttgacacttttacttgtgcacgggcagtcagagccacgcgccgcggccacacttagcaaggcagaggagggaagccggggagaagccgaagcacaagacaaccaaggcgatACCAAGACCAAAAGCGCAGGAGAGAAagagggcgaggtagactccctcggcaagatccttgccgaggcagcctccgcaaccccggcaagggccttgccggggcaacttgctcaATGCCAgcagagcgggccacccttgagcccataggCTCTAACCCAATCAACTACATTGGAGCCAAGGCTCgagaggcgcctctgtggtggcatgcaaatcttcttcaagatcataaacatatgagttcagatgaggaccagaagacggcgaccctcggcaggatcctagccgaggaaatccacaagacccccggcaagactcttgtcgggGATGACAGCAATGcaacgacaagacccttgccaggtccccggcaagacccttgccggggcatcagcagggccactgccaggcctgtGTCATCCAAGACTTCACCgtcgtccccatgcagctgccagctcaaccagttgAGCAGGTGCCTgcatggcgacgtgcggcctctacacGAACCCAACAAGCTCCAgcgtggtggcatgcaagtcttcctgaaggctccaccaccacgccagcctagcagccagccaacgtggcgccacgacgccccgtcagctcggacgcgtgtcaaggccaggcgaggcggcgacaactgggacgtgcttccctggcgtccccgataaagcaaggggggcacgtcagcagcgcattaaatgcgtttgtccgacggtcccagaggataggctcatcgactgtagacctttccaccttttgtgtgccactgtggcgaccacCTTTTGCCTAGGAGGCCTGAggtgaccaggagagggattcggctcttttgggcaagttgcaccccgtagctagctcaataacacactcaaatacatccaccaaagcaggactagggtattacgcatgttcgcggcgcgaacctgggtaaacgatccgtgtgcttcctgtcagacccgctcttctcacaaccccgcgcctgcCTACCGTAGAAGGGagcccagtgaccccataggtgccGTTCCCACCGACAGTGAGGGCCACACAACCCGTAGCAGGGTTCATTCGCCAGTCTATGATTAGCTGCCCTGGTGAGCTTTCCGATCTCTTGATCAGTTTTCTCTCCACCGGTCGCTTGGCCGGTGTTGTTTTTTGGTTCATCGATCATAGATCCGGTTACATCACCCACCACACGTCATTCTCACGCGCCTCTTCTCCGACATCAGTGTCGACTCTACATCGGCCAGTTCTTCATCAACCGCGCGACAAGGCTGGACGCGATCGACAAGGGACACCTTCATGCGTCGCTGCCGGCCGCTCTCGCCCGCATGGTCTCCATCGCTGGTCTGTATTCATTGTTATCGCCTGGGAGATCATTGACATTGTTGCCATCGACTCCAATCTACACGTCCACCACGCCATGGCACGCATAGCAGTACCGTCGGTCTCATCAACCGACGCCGTGCACGTCCCCAAGCTCGCGCCTATTACTAATCGAGCCACAAATTGCCATTGCATTGTCCCTTCGGACCGCAGCGTCGCCGCCCCGAGGTCCTCCCCGCAGTTGCCCCGACCCGCACAATGTCGATGCATCGTCCCTTTGGGTTGTCACGCTACGACACACGATCCACGCCACTGCCACGAGGTCTTCACCATGGCTGCACCAACCCGTGTCTTGCCGTTGCGTCGCCCCTCCAGGCCGTAGTGCCGCGACACACGGTCGACGCCGCCGCCTCGTGGTCTTCGCCACTGTCGCCCCAAAACGCACGCTGCTGCTGCATCGCCCCTTCGCCCCGTCCACtctgccacccccccccccccccccccgcgtgttaACGTCTTCTGTGGAATGCACCACGCCATCTCCCTCGGTGCGGGATCGCCACCGTCCGCGCACGGTCTTCATCACATGTTGGTGTCTTCCACACCTACTTCAAGCACCATCGCCGCACTTCTACAGGCAACCTGATGGCAACTCCTCGCCATCGCAGGTCCCGTCGACTACCTCTTCACTAGTTTGGGCATCCAACATGACCACTTCAGGTCGTTTCTGGTTTTGACGCTTTCGTCTTTGTCCATCACGACTTCATCGCCAACGTCATCTTGTCCTCGActacttcgtctactccgacaaccgtGCACTCCACTGGCACTTCTTTCTCTTCACTGCACTGCACCTCACAACCATCATAGAGGCCTCCTCTACTAGTCCCCTACGACAATGGGAAACATGTCATAATGGTCCCTGCCTTCGCACGCACTGTACTGGAAATACTGATATGTGCATTCGTCGCCGACGCGTTCCCGAGTCTTGCAAGCTCGGATCGGCACCTCATCTTCCTCGGTATCGACAATGTCTTTTTTAGCAGCGATAACCTCTTCTACGACTGCCTCGGCCGCATCACCGACGAGTTCTTCTTTGCGTACTCGTTTCTGGCAAAACCATAGTATGCCTTTGTCCCCAATGTGCGCCTGGTTCTAGAAAAACTATGGCCGCACCTCGTCCTCGACGGCTCGGACTACGTCTTCTTCGGCATCAGCTTCCTCGACGCGTCTCCGTCATTTCGTTCGTGCACTATGTGCCTGTGGCTTCACGTTCGGCTCTCTCGAACCGGCACCCTACCACGACATCGACCACGGCAAACTCTCGCACGACTACCTCGACTACGGCTCCGCCACCCATGCTCTCGGCTTCCTCGAGTTCGACACAAAGGGCTATCACCTCTCTTGAGCAACTCAGCGGCTTCCTCTATAGTCAATGTGTTCGCGATGCGACACCGTGCACGGTGCTCCCGCTACGATAGCGGGGGTATGTTAGCGCATCGGCTTCTATCATCAGTttctctccagtctgaccgtcCGCGACACTCCCGTTGTCTGCGACGCCACCTCTACGACTGTCGGGGGGTGTTAGAGTATCTAGGCATATCTCTATATTTGGTAGCATATGATTTGTAATAATCTAGGCCTTTTCTCTAGGAGAGGCTTCTTGCCCTTCAAACCATGTACTCTATATAAACCGTCCGGGAGGCTCGACACAACACCGATCATATTCCGCTAATCCTTCTCTTTCTCTATTGTTCTACATCAATGAACTGTTAAATCTGGTTGAATGTCGAATTATGAATCTAAAATCAGACTCGACCAATATGCGATAACCAAAATCTTGTCCAAAGTGTCAAACTCATAATTACTACTGTTTGCAGGTTCGTAGTAGAATTTACTCAAACCGCACTAATTATTATTGTCTGCGGGTTCAAAGTAGAATTTACTCGCACCGCACATATGCATGTATGTTCACAACAAAATATATTTAGAGTTCAGTTCATGGATCACCTAAGTACGTTATATATGGACACACCATCATTGAATCTTCCTTCTCGGCGGTTCTTTTTTGTCGCTTAAGCTTAAAGAATCCATTCATGGATCACCCAATAATGCTAAAACTACGCGTGACACATACGGGGTTGAAACCTACAAACGTAAGTGTCTACTCGCGCCACTCCCTACCCTAATTTCACTGTTTGAGCCTCCATGCTTTACAATTAGATACTGACATGACAGTCCGCAAGTCCAAACTCACAAGGCCCCGTTCGAAGTGTAGCCTTGCTCCTCGGTGCCTCGTGGTGGATACATATGTATTAACTACCAAGAAGTGTACATATGTACAGTCCTTCTCGGTGCTGCTATCTCAAAATAAAATGATAGACGTGGTAAAAAAGGAGCGAAttctccagtgcttgtagtcatcgctagatggtctacggatTTGAATGTAATTTTTTATCATTTCTGATAtttgttgtactgtcatgattgacgataaatagatcagaagttttctctAAAAAAAGGAGCAAATTGATGACGAGAAAGAAGATGCAACCAGTGAATGAAACAAATATGTTGATTCGAGCATGATTCATGCAATCATGCTTGCGTACACGCAACATAATTAGCTGCCACATAAATCACGGGTTGAGTTAACACAACTTGaatattttattattatttcaCGGGTTCTTTAAAAATATGTGAATTTTTTAGGTAACACAACTGGATACAAGGATGGATGACATGTACATAGTCAACATAGGTTATGAAACTAacttcagcatgcatgcatgcatgcactgagAATGTATACATGGACTGAAAAATATGTGTACCATACGTATACATATGCCATGCAAATTAATCATGAGTATGATGCATTCATGCATGTCTTTTCATGGATCAACTATAGAACATCAAGAAGTAAAAGGTGCCATTAGAGACAATTACATTGATAATTTTTTATGTATGTGTATAATTTTTTCTTCAATCTGATGTACTTTGATTACGATATACGAATTGCTTAGGCAACAAAGAAAGAAATAAATGTAGCTAAGGTATGCGAAAAGATGTGGATCTGATCATGACTGATGCAATCATGCATGCTTGTTCATATAAATATACAACTCAAGCTGGCATACCACGGGTGGAGTTAACACGACATGAATAATTTTTATTATTCTGTGCGTCCTTTTATAAACTTGTGAATCGTTTAGATACTACAACAAGATACAAAGATGGATGATCTATACATAGTAAGTGTAGGATAGGAAACTAActtaagcatgcatgcatgcatgcaccgacGACATACGTATGACATGAGGATTAACCGCTGGTAAGATGCATGCAAGCATGGATTTCATGGATCAGCTAGAACAATGTGAAAGGTGGCATTACAGACGATGCCAAAGAGAATCGTCAATATAACTTTTAGTTTTACCAAGGATTTATGTTGTACATGTATATTTTATTTTCTTTGATATGATGTACTCTGATTATAGATCAATTTACtcaaaaaagtaaaaaagaaaggaaaaagaaaatgaagcTAATGCATGTGAAAAATATGTTGATCAGATCATGATTGATGCAATTAGGCGTGCATGTAGATATAAATATACATCTCAAGTTGGGGTATCATGGGTCGATTTAACACATTTTTATTATCTGACACATCCTTTTTTAAATATGTGAACCATTTAGATACCGCAACAGGATACAACGATGGATGACCTGTACATAATCAGTGTAGGATAGAAAACTAACTTAAGCATGCATGTAGGCATTGACAACTAATACATGAACAAGAAACTATGTGTATCGTGCATATACATATGTCATGCAAATTAGTcacaagtatgatgcatgcatgCTGGGGTTTTCATGAATCGGCTAGAACATCAAGATGTAAAAACGCATTAAAGACAAGGACATTGAGAATCTTCAATGTAACTTTTAGTTTTATCAAAGATTTCGGCTGGTCGTGTATATTTTGCCTTTTCAATGTGACATCCTTTGATTACAGATCATTTAGGCAAAAAGAAAGAAGATATAGCTAATGCATGTGAAAAGATGTGGATCTAATCATGATTGTTGCAGTCATGTGTGCGCGCACATATAAATATACAATTGAAACTGACATATCACGGGTCAAGTTAACACAAGTTGAACAAACTTTTTATTCATCCAAGTGTACAAGTATGTATATCTTCCGGAAATATGTGAAAATATGTGAGTCATGCATTTAGATACCATAACTATTAGATACAATGATCAATCAGACAATCACAAGCTTACAATCACAACTAGCTCCCATATATAACTCCGTCGAGTTAACACAACTAACTTAAGCATGCATGCACATAGGAGATGTACATGAATTGAAAATTATGTGTACCGTACGTACATGTACACATAGCATGTGAATTACTCACGagtactatgcatgcatgcatggctctTCATGAATCAGCCAACAACATCAAGATACAAAAGGTGGCATTAGAGACGACTACATCAAGCTTCAATTTAGCCTTTACTTTTAGCAAAGATTTCTGTTGGTCTTTTTTTTCCATCTGATTACGGATCGTtttagaaaaaaacaaagaaagaagatGTAGCTAAAGCATTAGAAAATGGACATGGCTAGCGGGCGCCCGAGCGCTCACTGGTAGGAACTAGCGCTCATCCAAATATGGAAAAGAGCAGCTCACACGCACGGCCACAGTTCACTAAAAAAGAAATCATGTCCTCGCGTGCATTTATTTGGGGATCCAGAAAGTTTAAAAAACTTTAACTTCTGATTTAAGTGTCGAAATTCAATTTCGTTTTCACAGTTGGCTTTCTCGCGACGAGTTCTTCGGAACTAGATCTCATATAGATAGGTTTGGTCGAATTTTTTTCGAGGCAACTTTGGATACGATGGAGGCAACTTTAGTACTATAAGAAAGCACCTTCATTTTTTCTCAGTAGGACCGCCTATTAGGTTGGTTTGTGTAAAACAAATGAGAAAACCACACACAACATGATGCACCTTCTACATATGGAAAAGTCTAAGCTCACCATCGGTGGGGCTATTGGAGGCAAAACAAGGACAATAACTTTAAGATCATTATGTACTTGAGTATCACCTAAAAAATTAGCAATTTGTGGGGTGTTTTCGTGCAATTTCAGTGCATTCAACAAGTAACTCATGTGTGTTTCCTATTGGTTGGTTTGTGTAAAATGAGAAAATCAAGAAAATGTGTGCAAGTCCAACTCATCTTGTGTGTGTATGCAACTATATACATCTGCATACAACAATTGTTCTAGCAAACTCTAAGCAACTGCCCCCCTAGCAGAAATCCACACAACTGTTCTAGCAAGTTCCAAAGCCACTATTCCTAGCAAAAAATCCAAGCAATTGTCCTAGCAAATCCAAGCAATTGTAATACCAAAACGCAATGCAAAATTGTTTATAGCAAAACCAATCAAATGTATTACCAAACATCAATGCAAAATTATTCTATCATAACCGAGCAACTATCCTACAAAACCAAGCAACTGTACTATCCAATCCAAGCAACTGCATTACTAAATAAAAACTATGAAAAAAATAGTCCTAGCAAAACCAAGAAACTGTCCCTAGCATTCCTACTTAGATTGTCTACTTTAGACAGACAAAACGTATGACCAACTTGAATTGCCTCTGTGGACAGCTATCTTACCCCCCCTCCCCATGCAACTTATCTATTCTAACAAAAATCCAAAACAAGTCAATTACAAATAAAACACAAAATGAAAATTGTTCTAGCAAAATAATCCAAGCAAATGTCTACCAAAACAAAGCAACTATATAAAAAACACAAATGCAAAAACCTGTTCAAAATGAATCCAAGCAACTGTCCCAACAAATCACGAGAACTTGACAATGATAATTACTTGCCTAATAATGATGCCCGGTTTGCATGTCATCGCTGATTAGTTGGCTACGATACTAGGACAAGTTTTCTGTCGGTGTAGCTCATGCTGCACGTACTCTGAAACATAGTGTTGGCATACTCGATTGTGTGGTAGACAACTTATATGTGAATTTGTGAACATCATGGTCATGGGAGGCAAGGACTTCTCCTTGATAGGCAATTATAGCAGGCAAACTAAGAAGTTGCTTTCCTATAATACTAAAGTTGCCTCTACAACACCcaaagttgctcagaaaaaaagttcatcaaaatatacacatatgggatctagttttgaagaactcgcaGTGAAAAACCCAACGGTGAAAACGAATCTAAATTCTGATACACGAATCAAAAGTTATGACTTTTTAAGttttgtaaaactcaaataaatgcATGCATTTTTTCTTTCTTCACTTGTGTTCGGATGGGGCGAGGACCAGATAGTTTCCTTTTTTGTACTGTAACGATGACACACACCTTTTGTGGCAGGTCTGCTCAGACGCAACATGAGTTTTTTTTATCACATAGCGTGTGCGGCCGGAAAGCCCAATTAGGGCAGCTGCACTGATAAGTATTTGCGTTAGAAAATATGTGAATCTGATCAGGATTGACACAATCATGTGTATGTACATATAAATATGTAATTCAAGCTGGCATATCACGGGTCAAGTTAAACCCATTTTCTTTCCGGGTGATGTGTTAACCCAAGTTGAACAAACCTTTCACGTACACATACAATGATACAAGTATGTATGTCCTTTCACAAATACATGAATCATGCATTGAAGTACCATAACAGGATACAATGATCACTGATCAATCACACGATTATCAAGTATGCATGCACGAGCGAGGGAGCCCATGCAAACGCCTGACATAGAGTACATGGACTGGAACATAGAAAATATAAGTATGGTGTGTACGTATGGCATGCAAATTAGTTACGAATACAACGATTATGCATGTATAATATTCATCGATGGTTGGATGGATCAGATGGGGCAGGTGAAGTCAGAGGGGCACTTCTTGCCGCACtggttgaggaggaggacgaggtcgaTGGGGACGTTGAGCTTGATGCCGAGGATGTTGGCCCTGATTGCGGTGCAGAGGCACACGGCGGTGTCGAGGTCGGCGAGCCCACCCAGGAGCGGGCAACACTCCTCGTTCGCCGGCACGCCGATCTTGAGCTTCAGCAGGTTCAGCACATTGGCGCACACGCCCAGCTTCAGCGTGTTGATCGAGCAGCTGCCCCCGCCAGTCGACGGCACAGACGGTGGGAGGATCGGCGGGGTAGGGACAACTGGTGAGCAGTAGGGCTCGCAGCCATGCGCAGCGGCAAGGAGCACCAGGTTCAGGGCGAGGAAGAGGGCGAGCTTGGAGGGCGCCATTGCTACTGATCGAACTTACTGCTCTGTGGCTAAGCTTGTAGGCTTTGCTAGCTTGGGATGGTTTTCTTGGGCTGTTTGAGGTGTTATTTATAGGCCGGTTATAGTGTGCAAGTGCATGCATGTCATTATCAGTCGAGCTAATTAGTTTGACTCTTGCCGTAGTAATTGCAAAACGTGTGTGCGACCATTATTGTACTGGCATGTTACGTGTGTAACATCCATCATTGGAGCTTAATCTGTTCGCTAATGAACAAAAACCCGAGAGCTGCGCCAGGAGACTTTTCTTTAGTTTCCAAGAAGAGTACTCCTATATGCATGTTGTCTGCTGTGCGCATATAAAGATTTGATGGGTTTACAAGTGTAGACATAATAATCTGGAGCATAGTATCGGACAAAGGAATATATCTGGCATGATAGCGCTATGAGATGGCGTAACCCTGATCATCGGGGTCATGGGAGACACATATAGGAATTGTATGGTTTTGATTCCATGTGTCTATTATATCTTTCGTACTCTGGTTTATTATAGTGGCTCATTGGCACCGATAGACACCTACGTTCAGCTCGCTATATAATAATTATTAGTTAATCCAGCATCATTGGTTGTGCCGACGAAGAATTCCACACATTTTCTAAACACTAGGTACCTGAAATTTTCCTTTGCGTCAGTTACAGCCTGTTTTGTGCGAGACTGAAGGCGGGTGACAATGACGAGGACGAGCAGGAGGGACTCCAAAATTTGACTGATGCAGGTTGAGGGTGGGGGTGCGGGAGTCGCCGGAGTTTACTGCAGATCACGCGcgcgagggggaggggagggggcagcATGGCGGTCCGGGGAGGTTCAGGGCTGGCGGGCTGGCGAGGCGGTGCGTGGCACCGCCCGCCAGCCAGAAGTAGGCTGCCGGTTTGGGCAAGGTAGATCACGTGGGAGGAGGAGCAACCATCGCACGGGGAGGAAGATGTGAGGGAAAGAATGTTAACAGGTGGCGGTACGATCGTGCCATCCAACAACTCGGAAAATTGACTAATGCAGATTTCCCCCCTTAGATTATCTGACATATAGGTGGCCCTAATTTCAATACTGCTTAAACGCCATGGTGTAAGATAGAACCCATTTGATTGAGTTGAACAAAATAGTTACACATTATAGTTTTTCTTGGTCGAGAGAACATCATTATAGCTAGCTTACATTCATGTGAACAAGGGTGTATAAACAAATTAAGAAGGGTTAATTATTCTTTTGCCCTCACTGGTGTCCATgtactcagttttgccctcagatgcgaattgtgctcagttttgcccctagtccgtgcgcatCGACTTGTTCCGTGAACTctgccgtctccgtcaggtcaaccttttgactcggcccttcCAGGTGAGACCAGGCGGCAGAAacggccaattttattcagaccgttgcacgcgtggcttgtgggcccagcagagagccgttggcgggtgtgctatataagcgggcgacagcggcggtgaccacggcgacagagagcacgacggtgaccacggcgagagagagagcaCGGCGGCAGGAAGCTAGCTgaggagggcgcggcggtgggaagctagcagtggagggcgcggcggcgttgagatccccttcggctccgagctccatgtcttcctcaagctcccgcgccacctcgcggatgcagagccaggcgcgtgtggacatgcctgtcttcgtctgtccgcggtgccgggcgggcgttgatcgaagggtttctcagacaccgaggaaccagaatcgtccgttctacgtgtgcagcgagaatggggtaagaatcggggcaattgcaccattttcgtcgtcgggatgtttgagcaatgggttgatctgtttggtgttcatgcaggtgacatgcttctttctttgggtcgatgctctggccaagactctgatgaatgaactgcaagaagagcatgaagaatggttgcgcatgctgccacgaacggcagtggccacaccacgagctccggaagaagagatggatggcgaagcacgcactgacagagagctagctattGAGCTTAGGATGTCGAAGAAGAAGGTTAgaaagcttgaagatcaagcactaccaatacccatttgcaaatacttttacGCAATGTTTGGATGTAGGAAAAGTTGCTTGGAATTGAATTGGACTGGAAATTCCAAATCCAAGATGGAAAGGAAATGGGCTCCAATTTGAATTCTATTGTTTGGATGTGCATGGAATTTATTGTTGGAATGAGAGGGTAGCACTCAATTCCAATTGCTGTTTGGATGTACAAACCATGGAATTGGATGTTTTTTGAGTTTGGACAATAGAAACTTCTGTACATGTATGAAAAAAAGTATTATGTGTATATTtgaatatatatattattttacaCACATAATAACATTAAAATGTTTTGAATAAGGTCAAAACAATAACACAAGTAGAAATAAATATGGAAAAAGGAAGAATGCCAGAAAATAGTTTTAAAGTACCAAGAAAACAACATGGATAATAATTTTGGTAGTTTATGTCTCTTACATATAGCACAAGTAGATAGTTTTATGTCTCTTACACATAGCACAAGTGGATAGTTCGCAAACAAGAGCCGATACATCAACTAAACAGGATAGTGACAATTAATCGAAGGTCAAGAGCCATGGCTTCCTTAACTCCTCGGGTAGCGCCATGAGTGCTTCAAACAAACGCTCATTGACAATCAATTTTCCATAAGCTCTCAGCATATCACTATCTTCCAAATCTGGTACCTTCTTTAGTGCAGCAAGGATTTCTGTTGGAGGAGTCACCTTAGGCATAGGAAGTGGCTCGGTTGTCTTCAAAGCATCATCAAAAGACATCTTCATCTTTCCCATCATGCACAAGATAGCATCCCCAGTGCGTTGCCTCTTCTGAGGCACCTCAGGAGCTTCTTCAACAACAGGTGTGTCTTGTGGTTCTTGAACACATTCAGCTCCTGTTCTAGCACCGGCACCGGTCGCATGATCTTTTGAATATATGATATTGATAGACTCCCAATTGTGCACTACCTTGTTCCTATAGGCACGTGCTTCCTTGTTAGCCTACACAAAACACACAAATGAGATGATATTAAAGTTGCAAAAATAACCACAAAATAAATTTGGTGTTAAGTACCTCCATATATCGAAACCACACTTCTTCACTATCAACTGACACCATGTTCTTTACCCAATCCCATCCAAAGCCACTCTGTGCAAGCATCTTGGTAATGATCTCATACTGCTTGTCAAATGTTTTGATTCTTCCTGTTATGTTTTCCTTTGTAATGTCAACATCACATGTATCCTTGACATGCTTAATGCAAGCATTATACACATGTGGCTTCCAACCATTTTGAGCACGGTCACCATTGTTGTGATTCTCAACAAGGACGGCCAACAATGCCGTGTCCATCTCAGGAGTCCATGTAAGGTAAACTCTACTTTTTTTGCCTTTTGTTTCGGACATGCTTCTACAAGTAAAATAAATGAATGTGCAGAAAAGTAAGAACAAAAGAGCGAGCACGAGTAAGGTAAACATATATATTACTAGGAACAGAAGATGAAGCATGTACAACCCATAACACACAAGGCACCATCACAGCCAGCATGCTACCACACaaaaaagggcaccatcaccaAGCTAGCGCAAAAAAGGCACCATCAGCTAGCTATCTACTCCACCGTTACTTATCTACTCGATCTCTAGTTCTCCATGCGCCACAAGGTACTCAGCATACATCTCATCCGCAAATTGCTGCCTAAAATTG
The sequence above is drawn from the Triticum aestivum cultivar Chinese Spring chromosome 7A, IWGSC CS RefSeq v2.1, whole genome shotgun sequence genome and encodes:
- the LOC123154674 gene encoding cortical cell-delineating protein; amino-acid sequence: MAPSKLALFLALNLVLLAAAHGCEPYCSPVVPTPPILPPSVPSTGGGSCSINTLKLGVCANVLNLLKLKIGVPANEECCPLLGGLADLDTAVCLCTAIRANILGIKLNVPIDLVLLLNQCGKKCPSDFTCPI